The Paenibacillus mucilaginosus 3016 genome includes the window TTCCTCTCCTGCACTCAAGTCTTCCAGTTTCCGGTGCGAACCGGGGTTGAGCCCCAGGATTAAACACCAGACTTAAAAGACCGCCTGCGCGCGCTTTACGCCCAATAATTCCGGACAACGCTTGCCCCCTACGTATTACCGCGGCTGCTGGCACGTAGTTAGCCGGGGCTTTCTTCTCAGGTACCGTCATTCGCAGAGCAGTTACTCTCCACGACGTTCTTCCCTGGCAACAGAGCTTTACGATCCGAAAACCTTCATCACTCACGCGGCGTTGCTCCGTCAGGCTTGCGCCCATTGCGGAAGATTCCCTACTGCTGCCTCCCGTAGGAGTCTGGGCCGTGTCTCAGTCCCAGTGTGGCCGATCACCCTCTCAGGTCGGCTACGCATCGTCGCCTTGGTGGGCCGTTACCCCGCCAACTAGCTAATGCGCCGCAGGCCCATCCGTAAGCCACAGGTTGCCCCGTGTTTCATGATTCCGGCATGCACCGAAACCAGCTATCCGGTCTTAGCTACCGTTTCCGGTAGTTATCCCGATCTTACAGGCAGGTTGCCTACGTGTTACTCACCCGTCCGCCGCTAAGCACCGAAGTGCTCCGCTCGACTTGCATGTATTAGGCACGCCGCCAGCGTTCGTCCTGAGCCAGGATCAAACTCTCCATTAAAGAAAAGCTGATGACTCATTTTGAAGCTTGGCAGAAACTCATCGCTGAGTCTCTATATTTAACACTCACTCGTTGTTCAGTTTTCAAAGGGCAATTCGTTTCGTTAACCGCTTGTTTCAGCGGCGAGAATCAATGTAGCACATTTCATCTCATCGTGCAACCTACTAATGTTATCCAATCTAAGGATGACCCAAAAGACCAGCACTAGAAGAATTTCACATGCAGCTCTTAGCCGCGAGAAGTAATCTATCATATTCTCAATGAAAGATCAACACTTAATTTCTTGACCGCCTCAACTGGGTAACATAACGTTGAGGAAGATCGGGACTAGTAATGTAACATGCAGACGCCCCCGAATCAACCGATACTAATTTCCAAACAAGGAAGGAGATCCTTCTGATGAACAAAGCTGTCTTCCTGGACCGAGATGGAGTCATTAATGAATGTATGACGGAACGAGTGAAGCATGTGAACCGCCCCAGTGACCTCTTTATTCTCCCCGGGGTGGCCGAAGCAATCTCAAAGCTCAACAGCGCCGGCTTCCTAATTATCATCGTCACAAATCAGGGGGGTGTAGGGTTAAGGTTCATGAAACCGGAAACTCTAGTGCGCATACATGAGCGTCTCCTTTCTATATTAAAGAAGCAGGATGCCCATATCCACGATATTGCCGCGTGCATCCACAAGCCAAAAGAAGTCTGTGCATGCCGAAAGCCAAACCCCGGCATGATAATGACAATGGCCGAGAAATAT containing:
- a CDS encoding D-glycero-alpha-D-manno-heptose-1,7-bisphosphate 7-phosphatase, which produces MNKAVFLDRDGVINECMTERVKHVNRPSDLFILPGVAEAISKLNSAGFLIIIVTNQGGVGLRFMKPETLVRIHERLLSILKKQDAHIHDIAACIHKPKEVCACRKPNPGMIMTMAEKYEIDLANSFMVGDMETDIAAGKAAGTKTIRIGPEDENADFSAPSLLEAIPYILNQTTALKER